The Gemmatimonadota bacterium genomic sequence CTCTCGGATCGCAGCGATGGCTTCGATGACGCCTTGCGGCATTGGTCGACGGGCGATGACACCAGCGCCACACGGGCTGGCGTCCGCACCCAGCTGTTCATGAAGGGGACCGTCCTCGATGATCGCCTCCTCACCCTTTCCTACGACTCCGAACGCGATCGCGGACGCACCTTCTTCCGTGACATCAGCCCGAACGAGTTCTTCCCGGTGTACGGCGATGCCTCCATCCGCGAGTTCGATGCGCAATCGCGCCGTCGCTTCTACGCCCGGCTCGACAAGGGGACCGGCTATACCATGTACGGCGACTTCCAGACCACGCGCGCCGATGATCGGCGCGTGCTCACCGCCTACGACCGCTCCCTCACCGGCTTCGTGCAGCACCTCGAGGGGCGCGATGGGACGGCCACCTTCTTCGCCAGCCAGGGACGCATCTCGCAGCAAGTGGACGAGATCTCCGGGCGCGGCATCTCCGGCCCCTATGCACTCTCTCGCAGCACGGGGCTCATCAATAGCGAGCGCGTCGAGATCATCGTGCGCGATCGCAACCAGCCGAGCGTGATCCTCTCGCGCACGGCGATGACCCGCTTTGCCGACTACACCATCGAACCCGTGACGGGACGCATCCTGTTCCGCGCGCCGGTGCAGAGCCTGGACGCCAACCTGAACCCGGTCTCGATTCGCGTCACCTACGAAACCGAGGACGGTCGCAGCAAGGCCTTCTGGGTGTACGGCCTCGACGGCTCGGTGCGCGCGGGCGATCGCCTCGAGCTCGGCGCCACCGTGGCCCGCGACGAAGGGCCGACCACCGGCCACGCGCTCTACGGCGTCAACGCCACGGCCAAGCTCGGCACCAACACCACCCTCTTCGGTGAACTCGGCTGGACGCGCCCCGAAGGCGCGGCCAGCGGCGACGCGCAACGCGTTGAGTTGCGGCACCAGTCGTCGACGCTCGAGGGCCGGCTGTTCGCGGTCCGCTCCGACGCCGGGTACGCCAACCTGTCCTCGGTCTTCACTGGCGGGCGCACCGAGTTCGGCGGCCGTTTCTCGAAGCAGCTTGCCGCCGGCACGCGCCTGGTGGCGGAAGGGCTCCGCTCGCAATACGGAGCGGACGGGGCACGGCGTGAAGGCGCGCTCCTCGCCATCGAGCGGCAGTTCTCGCAGGCCCTGCGTGGCGAGTTCGGCTACCGCTACGCCCGCACCAATGAACCGGAGACGGCGACCGGGGTGATCGTTCCGGGGACGCCGGTGGACGACCGCGACGTGAGCGCCCTACGTGCACGACTGCAGTACACCCTGCCGCAGAACACGCGAACCTCGGTGTTCGGTGAGGTCGAGCAGGACGTACGCGACGCCGATCGTCGGCGCCTGGCCGTCGGTGGCGAGTACATCATCGCCAACCGTGCACGACTCTACGGACGCCACGAGATGCTCGCGGGCTTCCGGGACCAGTTCACGCCGTCGCTGGGCAAGGACCGCAACTACACCGTGTTCGGCGTCGATGCCGATTACCTCAAGAACACGCAGGTCTTCAGCGAGTACCGCGCGCGCGATGCCTTCAACGGCCGGGACGTCGAGGCGTCGATCGGGTTGCGTAATCGCTGGGCGATCGCGCCAGGGTTGTTGCTGAACACCTCGTTCGAGCGGGTCTCGCCGCTCTTGCAGGGCGTCAGCACCCAGACCAACCAGAACGAGGCGCTCGCGATCACCGGTGCCATCGAATGGACCAAGCCGTCACTCTGGAAGAGCACGGCGCGCCTCGAGTACCGTGACGCCTTCACTGGCGATAACACCCTCGCGTCGTTCGGCTATGCGCGAAAGCTCTCGCGCGACTGGACGCTGCTCGGTCGCACGCTGTGGGATGACTACGACGCCGCCCAGCGCCAGACCCGCGGCTTCTCGCAATTCGGCCTCGCCTGGCGCGAGACCGATCGCAACCACTGGAACGCCTTGGCCCGATACGAACATCGCTTCGAACGCCTTGGGGGACTCGGGCAGGCGCTGTCCACGCGCGACCAGGCGCACATCCTGGCCGCGATGGTCAACTACCAGCCGGTGCAGCGCTTCACCTTCTCCGGCCGCTACGCCGGGAAGATGGCGAACAACCGCGTCAACGGGATCGAGAGTGATAACACCGCCCAACTCCTCATGGCGCGCGGGGTCCTGGATCTCAGCTCCCGGTTTGACGCCGGCCTGATCACCTCGACCCTCTTCAGTGACGGGTTCGCCGATCGTCGCTACGGCCTGGGGGGCGAGCTTGGCCTCATCCTCATGAAGAACCTCCGCGTGGCTGGCGGCTACAACCTGTTTGGCTTCACCGACAAGGACCTCAACACGATGGGCACCACGCGCAAGGGACCGTACCTCGAACTCGGCTTCAAATTCGACGAGAGCCTGTTCGGGATCGGCGGCGCGCCGCCCTCGGGCAGCAGCAAGGAGGAAGAGTAAGATGCGACGCCTGACACTCGGCGCGTTAGGCGCCCTCATGGGTGCGGCCGTGAGTGTGGGGGCCCAGGCTCCCGCCGGCCAGCGCCTGACCCCGGTCGCGCAGCGGATCACCGACGAGGCCTTCGCCCGCGACCTCGCCGTCTTTCACGCCCTGGAGCAGCGCGTGGCGCGCACCTCATCGGCGGCCGGCACCCGCAAGTACCTCGCGACCCGCGCCGCGGAGTACGTGACCATGGCCCGCGACGCCTATGAGCGCAACGATCGCACGGCCTTTCCGGAAGACATGATCGTGCTCGCCGAGCGTGATCTGTCGGTGGTCGAATCTGGGGGTGAGGTGCCGGCGGGAACGCTCGGCAGTGTGCTGTTCCCGAACAACGTGCGCGTGTTCGGCGAGGAGCTGCTCGGCAAGGCGATGACCCTGCGGCAGGAGGCTGACCGCCTCGGCGCTCCGGATGAGATAGCCCGTGCCGAGGCGACGTTGTTGCGCGCCGGCCACCCAATCCTTGCTGGGCCCGCGTGCGTGAGCGATGCTGACGCCCTGCGCGACGCCGAACAGCGCCTCCTGGCCGTCGAGCGCACGCGCGTGAACCCGGTCCCGGTGGAGCCGCCGATGGTCGTGCCGGATCGACCGGCTCCCGTGCCGCAACCGGATAGCGCGCGCCTGCCACGCCGCGCGTGCGACGGCCCCGAGCGTCTCTCGAACGTGGCGCGTGCCGTCCATTTCGCCCTGGACAAGCATGACCTCGCAGCATCGACGCGTCGCGTACTCGATGCGACCATCGCGCAGCTCAAGGCGAACCCGGCCGTGCGCGTGCGATTGAGCGGGCACACGGACCCACGGGCGAGCAATGCGTACAACCAGGCGTTGTCGCAGCGGCGGGTGGATGCCGTCAGTGCCTACCTGGCGGCCAACGGCATCGCCGGGGATCGCATCCTGCGAGCCGATGCGTTAGGCGAGGACCGGTTGCTGGAGCCCATCCGCGATGCACGCGACATGGCGCGGAACCGGCGGGTGGAGATCATCTACCTGCTGTGCGATGGGTCGGAGCTGGTGCCCGACGAGACGCTGGACGACCTGCAGCTGGAGGCGGTGCGGCGGCGGCAGAAGGAGAAGTAGACGGCAGACGGCAGAAACGGCCAACGACGGCGCCCCGGACTCAATCCGGGGCGCCGTGTCGTGTGCCCTTCGGTCTACAGCGCCTCGGCGATCGCGCGACCCAGCTCTGTGGTCGTCGCCCGGCCGCCCATGTCCGGCGTGCGCGGGATGCCGGGGTCGCTGAGCACACGCTCGATGGCCCCGACGATGTCGGCGGCAGCTTCGGGATGCCCCAGGTGCTCCAGCATCAGCGCGCCGGACCAGATCATCCCGATCGGGTTGGCGATCCCGCGCCCGGCGATGTCCGGCGCGGAGCCGTGCACGGGTTCGAACAGTGACGGAAAGCTGCGCTCAGGATTGATGTTCGCACTCGGCGCGATCCCGATCGTGCCGGTGCAGGCCGGCCCCAGGTCGGAGAGGATGTCGCCAAAGAGGTTGCTCGCCACAACCACGTCGAACCAGTCGGGATGCAACACGAAGTTGGCGCACAGGATGTCGATGTGGTACTTGTCCACACGCACGTCGGGGAAATCGGACGCCATCGCGGCGACGCGCTCGTCCCAGTAGGGCATCGTGATGTTGATCCCGTTGCTCTTCGTCGCCGAGGTGAGGTGGCGCTTCGGCCGGCGCTGTGCGAGGTCGAAGGCGAAGCGCAGGACGCGGTCCACCCCGATGCGCGTCATCACGGTCTCCTGGATGACCGTCTCGCGCGAGGTCCCCTCGAAGAGACG encodes the following:
- a CDS encoding OmpA family protein, translated to MRRLTLGALGALMGAAVSVGAQAPAGQRLTPVAQRITDEAFARDLAVFHALEQRVARTSSAAGTRKYLATRAAEYVTMARDAYERNDRTAFPEDMIVLAERDLSVVESGGEVPAGTLGSVLFPNNVRVFGEELLGKAMTLRQEADRLGAPDEIARAEATLLRAGHPILAGPACVSDADALRDAEQRLLAVERTRVNPVPVEPPMVVPDRPAPVPQPDSARLPRRACDGPERLSNVARAVHFALDKHDLAASTRRVLDATIAQLKANPAVRVRLSGHTDPRASNAYNQALSQRRVDAVSAYLAANGIAGDRILRADALGEDRLLEPIRDARDMARNRRVEIIYLLCDGSELVPDETLDDLQLEAVRRRQKEK
- a CDS encoding tartrate dehydrogenase; the protein is MQWRRLRRGGRRANPAAAARPSTAEARWDNLRSLIARRSGTTSLLYRVLHYDISVIPGDGIGKEVIPEGLRVLEAVGARHGLTFTWHEKPWASCDWYLAHGQMMPDDWREQLLATDAIYFGAVGWPATVPDHVSLWGSLLKFRREFDQYVNLRPCRLMPGVPSPLAGRTPGDIDFYVVRENTEGEYSSIGGRLFEGTSRETVIQETVMTRIGVDRVLRFAFDLAQRRPKRHLTSATKSNGINITMPYWDERVAAMASDFPDVRVDKYHIDILCANFVLHPDWFDVVVASNLFGDILSDLGPACTGTIGIAPSANINPERSFPSLFEPVHGSAPDIAGRGIANPIGMIWSGALMLEHLGHPEAAADIVGAIERVLSDPGIPRTPDMGGRATTTELGRAIAEAL